From the genome of Eucalyptus grandis isolate ANBG69807.140 chromosome 2, ASM1654582v1, whole genome shotgun sequence, one region includes:
- the LOC104418597 gene encoding polygalacturonase 1 beta-like protein 3, whose translation MDCKRSRICLLIFLLSSLFTWNVDAATATGTAAADAPGTAARPNPFAPKAAFLRYWKAQLSGGGAPPPFLLSKASPLSAAAAAQLAKLAAGSTLASHLRLFCSLADLFCSFDEGLRSHRKDVDEDVNFAVYANKRFAGYGTGRLGGADSFKNYSEGLNTPDFSFKKYTKEGSGHSEGFANYATDGNVANSSFANYAFGANGGSGDFKNYHLRVNVPNLLFTTYDSDGNDHKRSFTSYNQDANTGGQSFTSYAKHGNSSPTHFATYSGDSNTISSTFSGYGLLGNAGNETFTSYGGNANDPHNTFKGYSTGGNSATESFTSYRNKANVGDSSFQSYARSANSAKTTFASYGKSFNEGNDTFKEYGKGSKGQTTIDFKEYSVDRNFKDYAQKGVTFAGYSNVSSEAQLSSPSSRTISGGSVNRWVEPGRFFRESELRPGTVMQMPDIVDKMPRRSFLPRAIASKLPFSTQRLQEVKELFAVQEGSATEHVILNALRECERPPSRGEMKRCVGSAEDMVDFASSILGRGITVRTTENVNGSKQKVVIGSVRGIKGGEPTKSVSCHQSLYPYLLYYCHAVPKVKVYEADILNFVGRSRINHGVAICHLDTSSWSPDHGAFVALGSRPGQIEVCHWIFENDMMWTVVD comes from the exons atggaCTGCAAACGCAGCCGGATCTGCCTTCTGATCTTCTTGCTTTCGTCCCTTTTCACATGGAATGTAGatgcggcgacggcgacgggaACCGCCGCCGCAGACGCGCCGGGCACCGCGGCCAGGCCGAACCCTTTCGCGCCTAAAGCCGCCTTCCTCCGCTACTGGAAGGCGCAGCTCTCCGGCGGCGGCGCCCCGCCGCCCTTCCTCCTCTCGAAGGCCTCCCCGCTgtccgctgccgccgccgcccaacTCGCGAAGCTCGCCGCGGGGAGCACCCTCGCCTCGCACCTCCGCCTCTTCTGCTCCCTCGCCGACCTCTTCTGCTCCTTCGACGAGGGCCTGAGGAGCCACCGGAAGGACGTGGACGAGGACGTGAACTTCGCGGTGTACGCCAACAAGCGGTTCGCGGGGTACGGCACGGGCCGGCTCGGCGGGGCGGACTCGTTCAAGAACTACTCGGAGGGGCTCAACACGCCTGACTTCTCCTTCAAGAAGTACACCAAGGAGGGCTCGGGCCACAGCGAGGGCTTCGCCAACTACGCGACGGACGGCAACGTCGCCAACAGCAGCTTCGCCAATTACGCGTTCGGAGCCAACGGCGGGTCCGGCGACTTCAAGAACTACCACTTGAGAGTGAACGTGCCGAACCTGCTATTCACCACCTACGACTCGGACG GCAACGATCACAAGCGGTCTTTCACGAGCTATAACCAAGACGCCAACACCGGAGGCCAGTCCTTCACGAGCTATGCCAAGCACGGGAACAGCTCCCCGACACATTTCGCCACCTACAGCGGCGACTCGAACACGATTTCCTCGACCTTCTCGGGCTACGGGCTGCTGGGCAACGCCGGAAACGAAACGTTCACGAGCTACGGTGGGAACGCGAATGACCCGCATAACACGTTCAAGGGCTATAGCACCGGCGGGAACTCCGCCACAGAGAGCTTCACGAGCTATCGGAACAAAGCCAATGTCGGCGACAGCTCGTTTCAGTCCTATGCCCGGAGCGCCAACTCCGCAAAGACGACATTCGCGAGTTACGGGAAGTCGTTCAATGAGGGCAACGACACGTTCAAAGAGTATGGCAAAGGATCGAAAGGCCAGACCACAATCGATTTCAAGGAGTATAGTGTCGATCGAAATTTCAAAGATTACGCCCAGAAGGGTGTCACATTCGCTGGTTATAGCAATGTTTCAAGCGAAGCACAGCTATCGTCACCTTCTTCACGTACCATCAGTGGCGGCTCCGTAAATAGGTGGGTCGAGCCGGGCAGATTCTTCAGGGAGTCCGAGTTGAGGCCGGGGACCGTTATGCAAATGCCCGACATCGTCGACAAGATGCCCCGAAGGTCATTTTTGCCCCGGGCCATCGCATCGAAATTACCGTTCTCGACCCAGCGGCTGCAGGAAGTGAAGGAGCTGTTCGCCGTGCAGGAGGGCTCAGCCACGGAGCATGTGATCCTCAACGCACTGCGCGAGTGCGAGAGGCCACCGAGCCGGGGAGAGATGAAGCGGTGCGTCGGGTCCGCAGAGGACATGGTCGACTTCGCATCGTCCATCCTCGGCCGCGGCATCACGGTCCGGACGACAGAGAACGTCAATGGGTCGAAGCAGAAGGTCGTGATCGGTTCGGTCAGAGGGATCAAGGGTGGAGAACCGACCAAGTCGGTGTCGTGCCACCAGAGCCTATACCCATACTTGTTATACTACTGTCACGCTGTGCCTAAAGTGAAAGTTTATGAGGCTGATATTTTAAACTTTGTGGGGAGGAGTAGGATTAACCATGGGGTCGCCATATGTCATCTCGACACGTCGTCGTGGAGTCCGGACCACGGTGCATTTGTGGCGCTCGGGTCCAGACCCGGGCAAATAGAGGTGTGCCACTGGATCTTCGAGAATGACATGATGTGGACGGTCGTGGATTGA
- the LOC104418605 gene encoding uncharacterized protein LOC104418605 encodes MLTASTCATSARPPSPPLPPRKDESFHLRPASRRQLLAALVFPVAPLLVAGEPTSPFSPVADARGLFQMPPPRLTNRYFLVKAGESEYESLGIINTNPVAKTSVDSGLSEKGKKQMVRAAFDLKEMGACERNCWIWPSITQRAYQAAEIIASVNRISRSYIVPEYTFLDARGLGAYEGKNLDSVSEVYASDSISPRIKPPPIDDGTPNESVADVFVRVTQLMSILETQYSEDTVIIVSPDSDNLSVLQAGIVGLDLRRHRELSFAPGEVRFVDASSIPTYKQPASAVYKCLNPPSCT; translated from the exons ATGCTGACAGCGTCCACCTGCGCCACCTCCGCGCGTCCTCCATCGCCGCCGCTCCCTCCGCGGAAAGATGAGAGCTTTCACCTCAGACCCGCTTCTCGGCGGCAGCTCCTCGCCGCCCTCGTCTTCCCCGTCGCTCCTCTCCTCGTCGCCGGCGAGCCCACGTCTCCGTTCTCGCCCGTCGCTGACGCCCGCGGCCTCTTCCAGATGCCCCCTCCTCGGCTCACCAATAG GTATTTCTTGGTGAAGGCAGGGGAGTCTGAGTACGAAAGCCTTGGAATAATCAACACTAATCCGGTCGCGAAGACGTCAGTCGATAGCGGGTTGTCagagaaagggaagaagcaGATGGTTCGGGCAGCCTTTGATTTGAAGGAGATGGGGGCATGCGAAAGGAACTGTTGGATTTGGCCTTCTATCACTCAGAGAGCTTACCAAGCTGCTGAAATCATTGCTTCGGTGAACAGGATCAGTCGGAG CTACATAGTCCCAGAGTATACCTTCCTAGATGCCAGGGGATTGGGAGCCTATGAAGGGAAGAACCTTGACTCTGTTTCAGAG GTATATGCATCTGACAGCATCTCTCCAAGGATCAAGCCTCCTCCCATAGATGATGGGACTCCTAATGAGAGTGTCGCAGACGTATTCGTTCGCGTCACACAACTTATGTCAATTCTTGAGACCCAGTACTCAGAAGACACCGTAATCATTGTCTCGCCTGATTCTGACAACTTGTCAGTTTTACAAGCTGGCATAGTTGGCCTTGACCTTCGGAG GCACAGAGAGCTTTCTTTTGCTCCTGGAGAGGTCAGATTTGTCGATGCCAGCAGCATACCAACTTATAAACAGCCTGCATCTGCTGTTTATAAATGCTTAAATCCACCGAGTTGTACCTGA
- the LOC104418627 gene encoding E3 ubiquitin-protein ligase SIS3, translating into MAIRGVDFKWYDGFFLSMLATSVIIVAINWKRYHLCTYPLHIWIVVDYTTVFVFRLLMFVDNGLAAGMGLDFGWQQRYARFCGRVVVLSVLSLILYPFLWAWTIIGTLWFTSARNCLPEEGQKWGFLIWLLFSYCGLLCIACMSVGKWLTRRQAHLVRAQQGIPVSEYGVLVDMVRVPDWAFEAAGQEMRGMGPDAATYHPGLYLTTTQREAVEALIQELPKFRLKAVPTDCSECPICLEEFHVGNEVRGLPCAHNFHVECIDEWLRLNVKCPRCRCSVFPNLDLSALSNLRPESERSPAPIITTNRYVQTQQSSSQSYLMRLPGFLRPVRSENAGLPNGNDVLLDISENGQVAAATQERANGMGLLPPDGSRLNGQST; encoded by the exons ATGGCTATCCGGGGTGTCGATTTCAAGTG GTACGACGGCTTCTTCTTGTCCATGCTCGCGACCAGTGT TATCATTGTGGCGATCAACTGGAAGCGGTATCATCTCTGTACATACCCGTTGCACATATGGATTGTG GTTGATTACACGACTGTATTCGTTTTTCGATTGTTAATGTTTGTAGATAATGGACTTGCTGCCGGAATGGGATT GGACTTTGGTTGGCAGCAGAGATATGCTCGATTTTGTGGGAGAGTAGTTGTACTTTCTGTTCTCTCCCTGATATTATATCCGTTTCTTTGGGCCTGGACTATAATCGGCACCCTATGGTTCACAAGTGCAAGAAATTGT TTACCAGAAGAGGGTCAGAAATGGGGTTTCCTTATTTGGTTACTCTTCAGTTATTGTGGCCTCCTGTGCATAGCTTGCATGTCTGTGGGAAAG TGGTTGACACGAAGACAAGCACACCTTGTGCGAGCTCAACAAGGCATACCCGTTTCAGAGTATGGG GTTCTAGTTGATATGGTACGGGTGCCAGACTGGGCATTTGAAGCAGCCGGTCAAGAGATGAGGGGTATGGGACCGGATGCTGCTACTTACCACCCTGGTCTATATCTAACTACAACACAG AGGGAAGCCGTTGAAGCCCTTATCCAGGAACTCCCCAAGTTCAGGCTTAAAGCTGTTCCAACTGACTGCAGTGAATGCCCCATCTGCTTAGAAGAGTTCCATGTGGGGAATGAG GTTCGAGGCCTTCCTTGTGCTCACAATTTTCACGTGGAGTGCATCGATGAGTGGCTACGTCTTAATGTGAAATGTCCTCGGTGCCGCTGCTCTGTGTTCCCAAACCTGGACCTCAGTGCCTTGTCTAACCTTCGCCCTGAATCAGAACGATCACCGGCCCCTATTATCACAACAAACCGTTACGTGCAGACCCAACAATCTTCTAGCCAAAGCTATCTGATGAGATTGCCTGGCTTTCTCCGTCCAGTTCGGTCTGAGAATGCGGGGCTGCCCAACGGCAATGATGTTCTCCTGGACATCAGTGAGAATGGACAAGTGGCTGCGGCTACTCAGGAACGAGCGAACGGCATGGGACTACTACCTCCCGATGGGTCTAGGCTCAATGGACAGTCTACATGA
- the LOC104434312 gene encoding CASP-like protein 4A3 has protein sequence MMKKKPPSLSSSRDLDSPSHLSESPHSPLRFHSPLRSDLGDPRHPSLLLPRRLPHYHHHHHPPPPPLPPPQKPAAADRSPSPPPPDAQKPLPTAAPPGKEPPGESGSCAEEEEEEEEEEESGASPAGPPVMVISRAVREGGPARELRHRRGGAPRTAASMRRLKVWGRLKRAGPCFRVAEVVLCMVSFSVMAADKTKGWSGDSFDRYKEYRYCLSVNVIAFVYASFQAFDLFLYMSKGKHVIQHRTHYYFNFFMDQILAYLLMSASSSAATRVDDWKSNWGSDKFTEMASASIAMSFLAFMAFAISSLISSYSLFIRL, from the exons atgatgaagaagaagccgcCGTCCCTGTcctcctcccgcgacctcgacTCCCCCTCCCACCTCTCCGAGTCCCCCCACTCCCCGCTCCGCTTCCACTCCCCTCTCCGCTCCGACCTCGGCGACCCCCGACACCCCTCCCTACTCCTCCCCCGCCGCCTCCCccactaccaccaccaccaccaccccccgccgccgccgctcccgcCGCCGCAGaagcccgccgccgccgaccggtccccctccccccccccgCCGGATGCCCAGAAGCCCCTGCCCACGGCGGCGCCGCCGGGGAAGGAGCCCCCCGGGGAGTCCGGTAGCTGcgcggaggaggaagaggaggaggaggaggaggaggagtcgggCGCGTCGCCGGCGGGGCCGCCGGTGATGGTGATCAGCAGGGCCGTGCGGGAGGGGGGGCCGGCCCGGGAGTTGAGGCACAGGCGAGGAGGAGCACCGAGGACGGCGGCGAGTATGAGGAGGCTGAAGGTGTGGGGGAGGTTGAAGCGGGCGGGGCCGTGCTTCAGGGTCGCGGAGGTGGTCCTGTGCATGGTCTCGTTCTCGGTCATGGCCGCCGACAAGACCAAAGGGTGGAGCGGCGATTCCTTCGATCGCTACAAGGAGTACAG GTACTGCTTGTCGGTGAACGTCATTGCTTTCGTTTACGCCAGCTTTCAAGCTTTTGATCTGTTCTTGTACATGAGCAAGGGCAAGCACGTCATCCAACACCGAACCCATtattacttcaatttcttcatggaTCAG ATTCTGGCGTATCTTCTGATGTCAGCATCATCATCCGCAGCAACCCGCGTCGACGACTGGAAATCAAATTGGGGGAGCGATAAGTTCACGGAGATGGCCAGTGCTTCCATCGCCATGTCCTTCTTGGCCTTCATGGCTTTCGCCATCAGCTCCCTCATTTCCAGCTACAGCCTGTTCATCCGTTTATAA